The Gemmatimonadales bacterium genome window below encodes:
- a CDS encoding 2-oxoacid:acceptor oxidoreductase family protein, giving the protein MTSIFRPKRDAKAPAPPPFPGTLEALDGSYAVVAMETAAGEAAGAYPITPSTQMGEGWAAAVADGSRNVNGRRLLFFEPEGEHAAAAVTAGMSMAGLRSTNFSSGQGIAYMHESLYAAVGKRLTYVLNVAARAMTKHALNVHAGHDDYHAVDDTGFFQLFAKDVQEVADLNLIAHRIAELSLNPGICAQDGFLTSHVIESLRLPERELIKAYLGDPADRIPSPTPAQQMVFGETRRRIPEMFDLDYPAMLGVVQNQESYAQGVAAQRPFYFDHILGLTDQAMEEYAALTGRRYARIGRYRLEDAEYVIVGQGSVVSNAEAVADYLRAKRGLKVGVLNLTMFRPFPADLLSQALAGKKGVVVLERTDQPLAVDPPMLREIRSAMSQAMENGRVTGDELPYPGVAALKATQVPDFFSGCFGLGSRDLQPGDIVAAVDNMLPGGARKRQFYLGIDFVRPDTRLPKLQIWQERMLDSYPDVGALSLPSAGHINLLPESSTAVRIHSVGGWGAITMGKNLAMTAFELFGMQIKANPKYGSEKKGQPTTFYAVLAHDPVRLNCELKHVNVVLSPDPNVFRHSDPLAGLAEGGTFVIQSDLTPEEFWLTLPAQARTTIRERHIKVFVLDAFAIAREEASDVELRYRMQGAAFLGAFFRASPMLKQEEVSEARLFDGIRDQLKKKFGHRGAAVVEDNVRVIRRGFDEIHPVEAIASIAPDAPGTVAHIPRMLDVADAEPGIGNPGRFWEQVCSSCTTGLDGIADPFAAISAIPAATGAVRDMSGVRMEIPAFVAENCTGCAQCWTQCPDAAIPGLVNGPEDILNA; this is encoded by the coding sequence ATGACCTCGATCTTTCGGCCCAAGCGCGACGCCAAGGCGCCTGCGCCTCCTCCGTTCCCAGGAACCCTTGAGGCGCTCGACGGCAGCTACGCCGTGGTGGCCATGGAGACGGCCGCCGGAGAAGCGGCCGGTGCGTACCCGATCACCCCGTCGACGCAGATGGGGGAGGGGTGGGCTGCGGCGGTCGCCGACGGCAGCCGAAACGTCAACGGCCGCCGCCTCCTCTTCTTCGAACCCGAAGGGGAGCATGCCGCAGCCGCGGTGACCGCGGGCATGTCGATGGCAGGCCTCCGCTCCACGAACTTCTCGAGCGGCCAGGGCATCGCCTACATGCATGAGTCGCTCTACGCCGCGGTGGGCAAACGCCTCACCTACGTGCTAAACGTGGCGGCGCGTGCCATGACCAAGCACGCCCTCAACGTGCATGCCGGGCACGACGACTACCACGCGGTGGACGACACCGGGTTCTTTCAGCTGTTCGCCAAGGACGTTCAGGAAGTCGCGGACCTCAACCTGATTGCGCATCGAATCGCCGAGCTGTCGCTCAACCCCGGCATCTGCGCGCAGGACGGCTTCCTGACGTCGCACGTGATCGAATCGCTGCGCCTGCCGGAGCGCGAGCTCATCAAGGCCTACCTCGGCGACCCCGCCGACCGGATTCCGTCGCCCACGCCCGCCCAGCAGATGGTGTTCGGCGAGACGCGGCGCCGCATCCCAGAAATGTTCGATCTCGACTACCCCGCGATGCTTGGGGTCGTCCAGAACCAGGAGAGCTACGCCCAGGGCGTGGCGGCGCAGCGCCCCTTCTACTTCGACCACATCCTCGGCCTCACCGACCAGGCGATGGAGGAGTACGCCGCCCTGACCGGCCGGCGCTATGCCCGGATCGGCCGCTATCGGCTCGAGGATGCGGAGTATGTGATCGTCGGTCAGGGATCGGTGGTATCCAACGCCGAGGCGGTCGCCGATTATCTGCGGGCCAAGCGCGGACTGAAGGTCGGCGTGCTCAACCTGACGATGTTCCGTCCCTTCCCCGCCGACCTGCTGAGCCAGGCGCTGGCCGGGAAGAAGGGTGTCGTGGTGCTGGAGCGGACCGACCAGCCCCTCGCCGTCGATCCGCCGATGCTTCGCGAGATTCGCAGCGCGATGTCGCAGGCGATGGAAAACGGCCGCGTCACCGGCGATGAGCTCCCCTACCCCGGCGTCGCCGCCCTCAAGGCGACCCAGGTGCCCGATTTCTTCTCCGGGTGCTTCGGGCTCGGCAGCCGCGACCTCCAACCCGGCGACATCGTGGCGGCGGTCGACAACATGCTCCCGGGCGGCGCCCGGAAGCGCCAGTTCTATCTCGGCATTGACTTCGTGCGGCCGGACACCCGTCTGCCGAAACTGCAGATCTGGCAGGAGCGGATGCTCGACAGCTACCCCGACGTCGGCGCACTGTCGCTGCCGTCCGCCGGGCACATCAACCTCCTACCCGAGAGTTCCACCGCGGTCCGCATTCACTCCGTCGGCGGCTGGGGTGCCATCACGATGGGGAAGAACCTCGCGATGACGGCGTTCGAGCTGTTCGGCATGCAGATCAAGGCCAACCCGAAGTACGGCTCCGAGAAGAAGGGGCAACCGACCACCTTCTACGCCGTGCTCGCGCACGACCCGGTGCGCCTGAACTGTGAGCTCAAGCATGTCAACGTCGTGCTCTCTCCCGATCCAAACGTGTTCCGGCACAGCGACCCGCTCGCCGGACTCGCCGAGGGGGGCACCTTCGTCATCCAGAGCGATCTGACCCCCGAAGAGTTCTGGCTGACCCTGCCGGCGCAGGCGCGGACCACCATCCGCGAGCGGCACATCAAGGTCTTTGTGCTGGACGCCTTTGCGATCGCCCGTGAGGAAGCCAGCGACGTCGAGTTGCGCTACCGGATGCAGGGTGCCGCCTTCCTCGGCGCCTTTTTCCGCGCCTCGCCGATGCTCAAGCAGGAAGAGGTGAGCGAGGCACGGCTGTTCGACGGGATTCGCGACCAGCTGAAGAAGAAGTTCGGCCACCGCGGGGCGGCGGTCGTGGAAGACAACGTCCGCGTCATCCGCCGCGGCTTCGACGAGATCCACCCGGTCGAGGCGATTGCCAGCATCGCCCCCGACGCGCCGGGCACGGTGGCGCACATCCCGCGCATGCTCGATGTGGCGGACGCGGAACCGGGCATCGGCAATCCTGGCCGCTTCTGGGAGCAGGTCTGCTCCAGCTGCACGACAGGGCTGGACGGCATCGCCGACCCCTTTGCCGCCATCAGCGCGATTCCGGCCGCCACCGGCGCGGTGCGCGACATGAGCGGCGTCCGGATGGAGATTCCCGCCTTCGTGGCGGAGAACTGCACCGGGTGCGCCCAATGCTGGACCCAGTGCCCCGACGCTGCGATTCCGGGGCTGGTGAACGGCCCTGAGGACATCCTGAACGCC